The genomic stretch GGTTTATATGCCAGTATTTTCCCCTTAATTGCCTATGGTTTTTTCGGCTCATCTCGACAATTAATTGTTGGTACTGATGCGGCTACTTGTTCTCTGGTGGCCACAACTTTAGCACCTTTAGCTAGTGGAGATATAGAACGTTATATTTCTCTATCGATGGTATTAGCGATTTTAGCGGGAATTGCATCTATTGGAGGAGGTATAGTAAGGTTAGGATTTTTAAGGAATTTTCTGTCCAGACCAATTTTAATTGGTTATTTGAACGGTATTGCTTTAAGTATTATTCTAGGACAGTTGGGTAAACTATTTGGATTTTCTTTGGAATCTAAAGGATTTTTTCTAGTTTTATGGGAATTTTTCGGCAAACTCGGACAAACTCACGGGTTAACTTTAACTATCGGATTGAGTATTTTTATTCTTCTACGGATTCTCAAAAAAATAGCTCCAAAAATCCCCTCTGCACTTATTGCTGTTACGATCGCAATCATAATTTCTTTCCTATTTGACTTAGATCAACAAGGGGTTGCTATAGTGGGAACTGTGCCATCAGGTTTTCCACCCTTAAAAATACCTCAACTACTAGAAACAGATATAATTTCGTTAATTATAGGTGGAGTAGGAATTGCTTTTGTTAGTTTCAATAGTGCGATGGTAACAGCAGAGGCTTTTGCCATGAAAAACCGTTATGAAATTGATCCTAATCAAGAATTAATTGCTTTAGGAATGGCGAATATTGTAGCTGGTGTTTCTCAAGGATTTGCCATTAGTGGTACAGCGTCTCGTACTGCAACTAATGATTCAGCAGGAGGAAAAACCCAGTTAGTGAGCATTATAGGCGCAATAATGATGATTTTCATACTCCTATTTTTCACGACACCTTTAAGTTATCTTCCTATCAGTGTGTTATCTGCTTTATTGATTGATGCAGTATTAGGATTATTGGATATAAAATCTCTCAAAAATCTTTATAAAATTAGTCTTCCTGAATGGCGTTTGTCGGTGTTGACTACCTTAGGTGTTATTTGTATAGGGGTTTTACAAGGTGTTTTAGTTGCCATTATTTTAGCAGTAATTCAATTGTTATATAGAGCCTCTCGTCCTAATGATGCGATTTTAGGAATAGTGGAAGGGAAAGATGGTTTTCATAATATTGAACGAGAAACCAATGCTAAAACTATTGATGGATTAATTATGTATCGGTTTGAAGCATCTCTTTTCTTTTTCAATGCAAACTTTTTTAAATCCAGAGTTCTGAGTATAGTTAATAACACGATTACAGATGTAAAATGGTTTTTGTTAGATGCTGAGTCTATTTCTAGTATTGACTCCACTGCTACCGTAAAATTAGAAGAAATATGGGAAGAATTAACCAAACAAGATATTATTTTGGTAATTGCGCGAACCCATAGTTTTACTTATTCCATGTTAGAAAAAACTGGATTGACCAAGATCATTGGAGAGGAAAACTTCTTCCCTACCATTAGTTCAGCTATTTCAGCTTTTCATAATTCTTAAGGTAAGATGCATCTAAGTTAACTAAACTTCTGACTAGCCGCATAATTAATTGTCACTGGCTCCATAAGTAAGAAACAAGGTTTAACAGTTGTATTGTCAAAGTTATACCATAATAGTTAAGACCGTCATAACAATGGTGTACTAAAATACTCAAGTCTAAACTTGGTTCTGAGGATTAATGGCTTCATGATTGACGAAGTGATAAATCACTGTCCCATCTCCAGAAAAAGGCTACCGTTTTGGGTTTTGACCTGTTTCTCATTCCTCGTCTCCCTAATCTGTTTCTTAAGAGTCTGAATAAATTAGAAAGCTATAAAAATTAAGGGTAAAGATTAGAGATTTAATATATTAAACCCCTAAATTTCCTAAAAAATGCAGATTTTTGACATCACATTATTATATAAATAAAGTATTTTATCAATTAATCGTGTTACTAAGATAAACCCCTAACTCGCTAGTATTTCTTCTGTCTCCTAACTCTTCTCTCTTCTCTCCATCAGAAAATCATGAGATAACCTGCTACTTATCTAGTTTTCATGGTAGCAAGTCTTGCATTTTGATAATAATGTCCTAGAATTTGACGGTAATCAACTCCGTTTTGTGCTAAATAATATGTACCCCATTGGCTTAACCCTAAACCGTGTCCAAATCCTCTACCAGAAACCTGTAAACCATTGCCTGCTGAAGAAATTCGGAATAAGGTACTTCGCAAATCTAAGGCACTTCTTAAATCACTTCCTGCAACGGTTTTAGTACTACGATCGCCAACTATTTGCATAGTGACAATTCTACCTTGAGGGGTGATTTTTTGAGGTACTAAAGCACGAATATTACCTACACTACCTACAACTCTACTAATACTCGAAGGGG from Geminocystis sp. NIES-3709 encodes the following:
- a CDS encoding SulP family inorganic anion transporter, which produces MKISDDTGIVKRISRWVPGIITFQNYNSAWLQSDIQASLAVVAVVVPVAIAYAELAGLPPVNGLYASIFPLIAYGFFGSSRQLIVGTDAATCSLVATTLAPLASGDIERYISLSMVLAILAGIASIGGGIVRLGFLRNFLSRPILIGYLNGIALSIILGQLGKLFGFSLESKGFFLVLWEFFGKLGQTHGLTLTIGLSIFILLRILKKIAPKIPSALIAVTIAIIISFLFDLDQQGVAIVGTVPSGFPPLKIPQLLETDIISLIIGGVGIAFVSFNSAMVTAEAFAMKNRYEIDPNQELIALGMANIVAGVSQGFAISGTASRTATNDSAGGKTQLVSIIGAIMMIFILLFFTTPLSYLPISVLSALLIDAVLGLLDIKSLKNLYKISLPEWRLSVLTTLGVICIGVLQGVLVAIILAVIQLLYRASRPNDAILGIVEGKDGFHNIERETNAKTIDGLIMYRFEASLFFFNANFFKSRVLSIVNNTITDVKWFLLDAESISSIDSTATVKLEEIWEELTKQDIILVIARTHSFTYSMLEKTGLTKIIGEENFFPTISSAISAFHNS